The proteins below are encoded in one region of Oharaeibacter diazotrophicus:
- the argC gene encoding N-acetyl-gamma-glutamyl-phosphate reductase gives MSEATIFIDGEAGTTGLQIRERLEHRSDIRLISIDPDKRKDADERRRLLDAADVAILCLPDDAAREAVALIENPETRVIDASTAFRVAEGWTYGFAEMTPLQAGAIAGAKRVSNPGCYPQGFIATVRPLVEAGLLPADAPLTVNAISGYSGGGRKMIEDYEAAEDPAPYLPYGLALKHKHLPEMRAYGRIDHEPVFQPAVGAFAQGMVTTVPLQLWALPGDVTAKRIHEVLAERYDGEAFLSVAPFEAVDRVQALDPRSYNGTNRMRIHVFGNEARRQALLVACYDNLGKGASGAAVQNLNLMLGREPTLGLVMAA, from the coding sequence ATGAGCGAGGCGACCATCTTCATCGACGGCGAGGCGGGCACCACGGGCCTGCAGATCCGCGAGCGGCTGGAGCATCGTTCGGACATCCGCCTGATCTCGATCGACCCCGACAAGCGCAAGGACGCCGACGAGCGCCGGCGGCTGCTCGACGCCGCCGACGTCGCCATCCTCTGCCTGCCCGACGACGCCGCCCGCGAGGCGGTGGCGCTGATCGAGAACCCGGAGACGCGCGTCATCGATGCCTCGACCGCGTTCCGCGTCGCCGAGGGCTGGACCTACGGCTTCGCCGAGATGACGCCGCTGCAGGCGGGCGCCATCGCCGGCGCCAAGCGGGTCTCCAACCCCGGCTGCTATCCGCAGGGCTTCATCGCCACCGTGCGGCCGCTGGTCGAGGCCGGCCTGCTGCCGGCCGACGCGCCGCTGACGGTCAACGCCATCTCCGGCTATTCCGGCGGCGGGCGCAAGATGATCGAGGACTACGAGGCGGCCGAGGACCCGGCGCCCTATCTCCCCTACGGCCTCGCGCTGAAGCACAAGCACCTGCCGGAGATGCGCGCCTACGGCCGGATCGACCACGAGCCGGTGTTCCAGCCGGCGGTCGGCGCCTTCGCCCAGGGCATGGTCACCACGGTGCCGCTGCAGCTGTGGGCGCTGCCGGGCGACGTCACGGCCAAGCGCATCCACGAGGTGCTGGCCGAACGCTACGACGGCGAGGCCTTCCTGTCGGTCGCCCCGTTCGAGGCGGTCGACCGGGTGCAGGCGCTCGATCCGCGCAGCTACAACGGCACCAACCGGATGCGCATCCACGTCTTCGGCAACGAGGCGCGCCGGCAGGCCCTGCTGGTCGCCTGCTACGACAACCTCGGCAAGGGCGCCTCGGGCGCGGCGGTGCAGAACCTCAACCTGATGCTCGGCCGCGAACCCACCCTCGGCCTCGTCATGGCCGCCTGA
- a CDS encoding collagen-like protein, whose amino-acid sequence MPSIRPTAAPFALAVLAATSVAASAAGVSGNGLEVTTSTYLAGRLEIVGTTAAAGTRVQIQGTNAVRTSNAKRTFRFSLDFHPASCSVTLVTLRGPLVVPIDACGAQGARGSRGAIGPAGPRGNAGPQGPVGAAGVQGPQGPQGPQGEAGEAGATGPDGPTGPDGPTGPTGPAGPAGTFPAKIMRVSVSAAGTVRSGTAGVTALRVNTGSYLVEFPVGIDACGYAAAATDRLGFPYVVTATPPSFPGFGDDPNAILVSTYLAQTAKSGSRVAIPLVDAAFNLLVVCAP is encoded by the coding sequence ATGCCTTCGATCCGGCCGACCGCCGCCCCGTTCGCACTCGCCGTCCTGGCGGCGACCTCCGTCGCGGCCTCCGCCGCCGGCGTCTCCGGCAACGGCCTCGAGGTGACGACCTCGACCTATCTCGCCGGCCGGCTGGAGATCGTCGGCACCACCGCCGCGGCCGGCACCCGGGTGCAGATCCAGGGCACCAACGCCGTGCGGACCTCGAACGCCAAGCGGACCTTCCGCTTCTCGCTCGACTTCCACCCGGCGAGTTGCTCGGTCACGCTCGTCACCCTGCGCGGCCCTCTGGTCGTGCCGATCGACGCCTGCGGCGCGCAGGGCGCGCGTGGATCCCGGGGCGCAATCGGTCCGGCCGGTCCGCGGGGGAACGCCGGCCCGCAGGGCCCCGTCGGCGCCGCCGGCGTCCAGGGTCCGCAGGGCCCGCAGGGGCCGCAGGGCGAGGCCGGCGAGGCCGGCGCGACCGGTCCCGACGGGCCGACCGGTCCCGACGGCCCGACGGGCCCGACCGGGCCGGCGGGACCCGCCGGCACTTTCCCCGCGAAGATCATGCGCGTCTCGGTCTCGGCCGCCGGCACCGTGCGGTCGGGCACGGCCGGGGTCACCGCGCTCCGGGTCAACACCGGCAGCTACCTCGTCGAATTCCCCGTCGGCATCGACGCCTGCGGCTACGCCGCCGCCGCCACCGACCGGCTCGGATTTCCCTACGTGGTGACGGCGACGCCGCCGAGCTTCCCAGGCTTCGGCGACGATCCGAACGCGATCCTCGTCAGCACCTATCTCGCGCAGACCGCGAAGAGCGGATCGCGCGTCGCGATTCCCCTGGTCGACGCCGCGTTCAACCTGCTCGTGGTCTGCGCACCGTGA
- a CDS encoding collagen-like protein produces the protein MSLPVRLSTAALGLAIAVAAGDLPAEAGAANKAMAVTNATLAKGRVVIAGRTSRGGVTVSIDGTRFRTVSAANGAFAFSVALAPADCSVVLRTTEAALPVQISDCGRTGPKGAAGPAGPKGATGPAGPAGPQGPDGPEGEVGFQGTPGPRGADGAAGPAGPAGQPGPAGSQGPAGGFSGGVFFAQVAADGTIVHGSPGATSFLKQGQRYVVRFPRDITRCAHTVTAIDPNVPHMATAVGFNGIGEIEVRAFAMAFDVGFFDETFEPPLEPTPFHVVVVCPN, from the coding sequence ATGTCGCTTCCGGTCCGCCTCTCCACCGCCGCCCTCGGGCTGGCCATCGCCGTCGCCGCCGGCGACCTGCCGGCCGAGGCCGGTGCCGCCAACAAGGCCATGGCCGTCACGAACGCCACCCTGGCCAAGGGCCGGGTCGTGATCGCCGGCCGCACGTCGCGCGGCGGCGTCACCGTCTCGATCGACGGCACCCGGTTCCGGACGGTGTCGGCGGCGAACGGCGCCTTCGCCTTCTCGGTCGCGCTCGCCCCGGCCGATTGTTCCGTGGTGCTCCGGACCACAGAGGCGGCCCTGCCGGTCCAGATCTCCGACTGCGGCCGCACCGGTCCGAAGGGTGCCGCCGGCCCCGCCGGTCCGAAGGGCGCCACCGGCCCCGCCGGACCCGCCGGGCCGCAGGGACCCGACGGCCCCGAGGGCGAGGTCGGCTTCCAGGGAACGCCCGGCCCGCGCGGCGCCGACGGCGCGGCCGGCCCCGCCGGCCCCGCCGGACAGCCGGGTCCGGCCGGGTCGCAGGGGCCGGCAGGCGGCTTTTCCGGCGGCGTCTTCTTCGCCCAGGTCGCCGCCGACGGCACGATCGTCCACGGCTCGCCGGGCGCGACGTCGTTCCTGAAGCAGGGGCAGCGCTACGTCGTGCGCTTCCCCCGCGACATCACCCGCTGCGCACACACCGTGACCGCGATCGACCCCAACGTCCCGCACATGGCGACGGCCGTCGGCTTCAACGGCATCGGCGAGATCGAGGTCCGCGCCTTCGCCATGGCGTTCGACGTGGGCTTCTTCGACGAGACGTTCGAGCCTCCACTCGAACCCACGCCGTTCCACGTCGTCGTCGTCTGCCCGAACTGA
- a CDS encoding collagen-like protein, protein MSHRSRTSAAVLALLLAAAATPATAAEPPAPVAVAGLAVTEAGITAGRLVIVGRTTTPGTAVTIDGTRFTVTSGKDGAFRLSGFLHPDTCRVVLKAATAVLPVQLANCGRRGPAGPTGPRGGAGAVGDAGPQGVAGPAGEAGPRGPDGPEGLPGPDGAEGRPGPEGATGPRGATGPAGPDGSFAGRMFEVSVRPVAVLDHGSPGVAVVYAGVGNYLVRFPRDVTACTFTATSATAFNSKAILVKVEPPVAGDARTNEARVRLFDGEPPVAELYIPHPIEEAFRLFAVCD, encoded by the coding sequence ATGTCCCATCGATCCCGAACGTCCGCCGCCGTCCTGGCCCTCCTCCTCGCCGCTGCGGCCACGCCCGCCACGGCGGCCGAACCTCCGGCGCCGGTGGCGGTCGCGGGCCTCGCCGTCACCGAAGCCGGCATCACCGCCGGCCGCCTCGTGATCGTCGGCCGCACGACGACGCCCGGCACCGCCGTCACCATCGACGGCACCCGGTTCACGGTCACCAGCGGCAAGGACGGCGCCTTCCGCCTGTCCGGCTTCCTGCACCCCGACACCTGCCGGGTCGTCCTGAAGGCGGCGACCGCCGTACTGCCGGTGCAACTGGCGAACTGCGGCCGGCGCGGTCCGGCCGGACCGACAGGACCGCGCGGCGGTGCCGGGGCGGTCGGCGACGCCGGTCCGCAGGGCGTCGCCGGACCGGCCGGCGAGGCCGGACCGCGTGGCCCCGACGGCCCGGAGGGCCTCCCGGGCCCGGACGGTGCCGAGGGACGGCCGGGCCCGGAGGGTGCGACCGGCCCGCGCGGCGCCACCGGGCCGGCCGGTCCCGACGGCTCCTTCGCCGGCCGCATGTTCGAGGTGAGCGTCCGCCCGGTCGCGGTGCTCGACCACGGCAGCCCCGGCGTCGCTGTCGTCTACGCCGGCGTCGGCAACTACCTCGTGCGCTTCCCGCGCGACGTCACCGCCTGCACGTTCACCGCCACATCCGCGACCGCCTTCAACTCCAAGGCGATCCTGGTCAAGGTCGAGCCGCCCGTCGCAGGCGACGCGCGGACGAACGAGGCCAGGGTGCGCCTGTTCGACGGCGAGCCGCCGGTCGCCGAGCTCTACATCCCCCACCCGATCGAGGAGGCCTTCCGCCTCTTCGCCGTCTGCGACTGA
- the leuD gene encoding 3-isopropylmalate dehydratase small subunit has protein sequence MQKFTTLTGVAAPMPIINVDTDMIIPKQYLKTIKRTGLCKGLFSEMRYADDGSENPDFVLNKPAYRNAQILVAGDNFGCGSSREHAPWALLDFGIRCVISTSFADIFYNNSFKNGILPIVVSPEDLKKLMDDADRGANATLTIDLEAQTIQGPDGGTVTFEIDPFKKHCLLNGLDDIGLTMEKAPAIAGFEEKLAAERPWA, from the coding sequence ATGCAGAAGTTCACCACGCTCACGGGTGTCGCGGCGCCGATGCCGATCATCAACGTCGACACCGACATGATCATCCCGAAGCAATACCTGAAGACGATCAAGCGCACCGGCCTCTGCAAGGGCCTGTTCTCGGAGATGCGCTACGCCGACGACGGCTCGGAGAACCCGGACTTCGTGCTGAACAAGCCGGCCTACCGCAACGCCCAGATCCTGGTCGCCGGCGACAACTTCGGCTGCGGCTCCTCGCGCGAGCACGCGCCGTGGGCGCTGCTCGACTTCGGCATCCGCTGCGTGATCTCGACCAGCTTCGCCGACATCTTCTACAACAACAGCTTCAAGAACGGCATCCTGCCGATCGTGGTCTCGCCGGAGGACCTCAAGAAGCTGATGGACGACGCCGACCGCGGCGCCAACGCCACCCTGACGATCGACCTCGAGGCCCAGACCATCCAGGGCCCGGACGGCGGCACGGTGACCTTCGAGATCGACCCGTTCAAGAAGCATTGCCTGCTGAACGGCCTCGACGACATCGGCCTGACCATGGAGAAGGCCCCGGCGATCGCCGGCTTCGAAGAGAAGCTCGCCGCCGAACGCCCCTGGGCCTGA
- a CDS encoding LysE family translocator, protein MTLETWAIFVPAAFALNCYPGPNNVLAMTHGARFGFATATVAALGRFPAFAAFVLGAAVGLGALLATSAEVFVVLKLVGAAYLVWLGVKMLRAGAADLSTADGDVALTALVRREFLTAVTNPKAMLVFTAFFAPFVDPGEPAAGQILALGAVALALEFVAVVLYAFAGARIGRIARGARGLGIVNRVSGLALVVAGLTMAVASRPATS, encoded by the coding sequence ATGACCCTCGAGACCTGGGCGATCTTCGTGCCCGCCGCCTTCGCGCTGAATTGCTATCCCGGCCCGAACAACGTGCTGGCGATGACCCACGGCGCCCGCTTCGGCTTCGCCACCGCGACCGTCGCCGCCCTCGGCCGCTTCCCGGCCTTCGCCGCCTTCGTGCTCGGCGCCGCCGTCGGGCTCGGGGCGCTGCTGGCGACCTCGGCCGAAGTGTTCGTGGTGCTGAAGCTGGTCGGCGCCGCCTATCTGGTCTGGCTCGGGGTCAAGATGCTGCGCGCCGGCGCCGCCGACCTCTCGACCGCCGACGGCGACGTCGCGCTGACGGCGCTCGTGCGCCGCGAGTTCCTGACCGCGGTCACCAATCCGAAGGCGATGCTGGTGTTCACCGCCTTCTTCGCCCCCTTCGTCGACCCGGGCGAGCCCGCCGCCGGCCAGATCCTGGCGCTCGGCGCGGTGGCGCTGGCGCTCGAGTTCGTCGCCGTGGTGCTCTACGCCTTCGCCGGCGCCCGCATCGGTCGGATCGCCCGCGGCGCCCGCGGCCTCGGCATCGTCAACCGCGTCTCCGGGCTCGCGCTCGTCGTCGCCGGGCTCACCATGGCGGTCGCGAGCCGCCCCGCCACCTCCTGA
- a CDS encoding RidA family protein, with amino-acid sequence MTRRLISTGSPFEKVAGYSRAVVDGDWCFVAGTTGYDYATMSMPDAVADQAANAMDTIAKALAEAGFSLADVVRATYYVTDPAHADTVFPVVGARFAEIRPAATMVVCGLIRPEMKVEIDVTAKRRG; translated from the coding sequence ATGACCCGCCGCCTGATCTCCACCGGATCGCCCTTCGAGAAGGTCGCCGGCTATTCCCGCGCCGTGGTCGACGGCGACTGGTGCTTCGTCGCCGGCACCACCGGCTACGACTACGCCACCATGTCCATGCCGGACGCGGTCGCCGACCAAGCCGCCAACGCCATGGACACCATCGCGAAGGCGCTCGCCGAGGCCGGCTTCTCGCTCGCCGACGTGGTGCGCGCCACCTACTACGTCACCGATCCCGCCCATGCCGACACGGTGTTCCCGGTGGTCGGCGCCCGCTTCGCCGAGATCCGCCCGGCCGCCACCATGGTCGTCTGCGGCCTGATCCGGCCGGAGATGAAGGTCGAGATCGACGTCACCGCCAAGCGGCGCGGCTGA
- a CDS encoding DUF1223 domain-containing protein → MASVASALAKSTRRTGAACCCVAALVAAPAAALAEPLGVVELFTSQGCSSCPPADDVLGHLAEDSDVVALTFAVDYWDYLGWKDSFARPEFTKRQRGYAEAQGRNGIYTPQVVVNGRDDIVGSDEAGIETMMRAMRRDGTGLAVPVEARIAGDRVLVTVPARASQDGKPAPRAAVWIAAYRTPQKVEIERGENGGRTVTYHNVVDRWQVLGMWDGDALTVELPLSDIAQAGTGGLAVILQTKVDGRPGPILGAAKIDLGAGRS, encoded by the coding sequence ATGGCCAGCGTGGCGTCGGCCCTCGCGAAATCGACCCGTCGCACCGGTGCGGCCTGCTGCTGCGTCGCGGCCCTCGTCGCCGCGCCGGCCGCGGCGCTGGCCGAACCGCTCGGCGTCGTCGAGCTGTTCACCAGCCAGGGCTGCTCGTCCTGCCCGCCGGCGGACGACGTGCTCGGCCACCTCGCCGAGGATTCCGACGTGGTCGCCCTCACCTTCGCGGTCGACTACTGGGACTATCTCGGCTGGAAGGACAGCTTCGCCCGCCCCGAGTTCACCAAGCGCCAGCGCGGCTACGCCGAGGCGCAGGGCCGCAACGGCATCTACACGCCCCAGGTCGTGGTCAACGGCCGCGACGACATCGTCGGCTCCGACGAGGCCGGCATCGAGACGATGATGCGCGCGATGCGCCGCGACGGCACCGGCCTCGCCGTGCCGGTGGAGGCCCGGATCGCCGGCGACCGCGTGCTGGTCACCGTGCCGGCGCGGGCGAGCCAGGACGGCAAGCCGGCGCCCCGCGCCGCCGTCTGGATCGCCGCCTACCGCACCCCGCAGAAGGTCGAGATCGAGCGCGGAGAGAACGGCGGGCGGACCGTGACCTACCACAACGTGGTCGACCGCTGGCAGGTGCTCGGCATGTGGGACGGCGACGCCCTCACCGTGGAACTGCCGCTGTCCGACATCGCCCAGGCCGGCACCGGCGGCCTCGCCGTCATCCTGCAGACCAAGGTCGACGGCCGTCCCGGCCCGATCCTCGGCGCCGCCAAGATCGACCTCGGCGCAGGGCGGAGCTGA
- the htpG gene encoding molecular chaperone HtpG, whose amino-acid sequence MTEHATSPTVERHAFEAEVSRLLHLMVHAVYSDKDIFLRELISNAADACEKLRYLSIAEPALAAGAEGFAITVTADAAGRRLVVADDGIGMSRDELRDNLGTIARSGTKAFLDGLEKKEDGGALIGQFGVGFYSAFMVADRVRVVSRRAGSDEAWAWESDGKGTYELTPVPLEEAPVRGTRVELALAEGMETYAEAATVERIVRAYSAHVPVPIRFAEVGRDEVRELADGSALWAKPKASATAEEYREFYGTVAQAWDEPALTLHYRAEGRHEYSVLLFVPSEKPFDLFDPARKGRVKLYVRRVFITDEAEILPGWLRFARGVVDSEDLPLNLSREMLQKNPVIEAIGKGVTSRLLSELAKTADNDADTYAKVWAAFGAVLKEGLYEAPERRDELFRIARFRTTTAGEAWRSLADYVKDLKENQTAIYYALGESREAVLASPHLEGYAARGLEVLILTDPVDAFWVRTALGFDGKPFKSVTQGAADLDAIAKPEGAPEEAGAAEVAALAALLKEALAERVSDVRASARLASSPVCLVAADHALDKLTEKLVARQEGGNRGLAPVLELNPAHDLVKALAAKAVGGGADAVREAAVLLHGQARILDGEAPEDPATFAAAVAKLMRAQLG is encoded by the coding sequence ATGACCGAACACGCCACGTCGCCGACGGTGGAGCGCCACGCCTTCGAGGCCGAGGTCTCCCGTCTCCTGCACCTGATGGTGCACGCGGTCTATTCCGACAAGGACATCTTCCTGCGCGAGCTGATCTCGAACGCGGCGGACGCCTGCGAGAAGCTGCGCTACCTCTCGATCGCCGAGCCCGCCCTCGCCGCTGGCGCCGAGGGCTTCGCGATCACCGTCACCGCCGATGCGGCCGGCCGCCGCCTCGTCGTCGCCGACGACGGTATCGGCATGAGCCGGGACGAGCTCCGGGACAATCTCGGCACCATCGCCCGCTCCGGCACCAAGGCCTTCCTCGACGGCCTCGAGAAGAAGGAGGACGGCGGCGCGCTGATCGGCCAGTTCGGCGTCGGCTTCTACTCCGCCTTCATGGTCGCCGACCGCGTCCGCGTCGTCTCGCGCCGCGCCGGCTCCGACGAGGCGTGGGCCTGGGAGAGCGACGGCAAGGGCACCTACGAGCTGACGCCGGTGCCGCTCGAAGAGGCGCCGGTCCGCGGCACCCGGGTGGAGCTCGCGCTCGCCGAGGGCATGGAGACCTACGCCGAGGCCGCCACCGTCGAGCGCATCGTCCGCGCCTATTCCGCCCACGTGCCGGTGCCGATCCGCTTCGCCGAGGTGGGCCGCGACGAGGTCCGCGAACTCGCCGACGGATCGGCGCTGTGGGCCAAGCCGAAGGCATCGGCGACGGCCGAGGAATACCGCGAGTTCTACGGCACGGTGGCGCAGGCCTGGGACGAGCCGGCGCTGACGCTGCACTACCGCGCCGAAGGCCGGCACGAATATTCCGTGCTGCTGTTCGTGCCGTCGGAGAAGCCGTTCGACCTGTTCGACCCCGCGCGCAAGGGGCGGGTCAAGCTCTACGTCCGCCGCGTCTTCATCACCGACGAGGCCGAGATCCTGCCGGGCTGGCTGCGCTTCGCCCGCGGCGTCGTCGACAGCGAGGACCTGCCGCTCAACCTCTCGCGCGAGATGCTGCAGAAGAACCCGGTGATCGAGGCGATCGGCAAGGGCGTCACCAGTCGCCTGCTGTCGGAACTCGCCAAGACCGCCGACAACGACGCCGACACCTACGCCAAGGTCTGGGCGGCCTTCGGCGCCGTGCTCAAGGAGGGCCTCTACGAGGCGCCGGAGCGGCGCGACGAGCTGTTCCGTATCGCCCGCTTCCGCACCACCACGGCGGGCGAGGCCTGGCGCTCGCTGGCGGACTACGTGAAGGATCTGAAGGAGAACCAGACGGCGATCTACTACGCCCTCGGCGAGAGCCGGGAGGCGGTGCTCGCCTCGCCGCATCTCGAAGGCTACGCCGCCCGCGGCCTGGAAGTGCTGATCCTGACCGACCCGGTCGACGCCTTCTGGGTCCGCACCGCGCTCGGCTTCGACGGCAAGCCGTTCAAGTCGGTCACCCAGGGCGCCGCCGACCTCGACGCCATCGCCAAGCCCGAGGGCGCGCCCGAGGAGGCCGGTGCCGCCGAGGTCGCCGCCCTCGCGGCGCTGCTGAAGGAGGCGCTCGCCGAGCGCGTCTCCGACGTCCGCGCCTCGGCGCGCCTCGCTTCGAGCCCGGTCTGCCTCGTCGCCGCCGACCACGCGCTCGACAAGCTGACCGAGAAGCTGGTCGCCCGCCAGGAGGGCGGCAACCGCGGCCTCGCGCCGGTGCTGGAGCTCAACCCGGCCCACGACCTCGTCAAGGCGCTCGCCGCCAAGGCGGTCGGCGGCGGCGCCGACGCGGTGCGCGAGGCGGCGGTGCTGCTGCACGGTCAGGCGCGCATCCTCGACGGCGAGGCGCCGGAGGACCCGGCCACCTTCGCGGCGGCGGTGGCGAAGCTGATGCGGGCGCAGCTCGGCTGA
- the mgtA gene encoding magnesium-translocating P-type ATPase, whose translation MSDGRVAADDPSEGSIDDLLARLGTGPDGLATAEAARRLAVHGPNETGAGRGRPAVLRFLAKFLNPLVLILLFASALSAATGDVASFAIVVFLVVASVTLDFVQETRAEAVIAALRRSVALGASVRRDGRDAAVPAATVVPGDVVRLAAGDLVPADGRLISAADLYVGEAALTGEPYPVEKRVDPEGGAADGAGAVFAGTSVISGSALAVIVRTGRATAFGRLAGSLAAAPPPTAFELGIRRFGAMILRLTVFLVLFVATVNVAFDRPWLEALMFALALAVGLTPELLPMIVTVTLSRGARRLAARRVVVKRLATMHNVGAMDVLLTDKTGTLTEARIRMIRHVDCRGADSDRVFRLAYLNSRFESGIRSALDEAILEHGEPDVSAVTKLDEVPFDFERRRVSVLLDDGGTRLLVAKGAPEDILALSSFYEAADGTVLPLDPAARAAIAAVFAGLGEDGLRALGIASRAMPADHVSAVLSDESALVFAGYAVFLDPPKASAAEAVRDLVDAGVTVRILTGDNDRVTRHVCRELGIPVRALATGEDLAAMGEDALAARVGEVDVWCRVTPAQKERVLAAWRRTGAVVGFLGDGINDASAIHAADVGISVDSGADVAKEAAGLILLDQDLRVVRDAVIEGRRTVENVTKYVLMGSSSNFGNMVSMAGASLFLPFLPMAPTQVLLNNLLYDASEAGIPFDRVDDAALARPVRWDLGLIRRFMLVLGPVSSLFDFATFYLLLRLFGPDPALFRTGWFVESLATQVLVIFLIRTRGSPLASRPHPALAALSLAAVAAALLLPVTPLGAAFGFVPLPWSFHLLLVGLVGGYLAVVEVVKRAFFRRRAAAPSHRSA comes from the coding sequence ATGTCGGACGGGCGCGTCGCGGCGGACGATCCTTCGGAGGGCTCGATCGACGACCTGCTCGCCCGCCTCGGCACCGGGCCGGACGGGCTCGCCACGGCCGAGGCGGCGCGCCGGCTCGCGGTGCACGGCCCGAACGAGACCGGCGCCGGCCGCGGCCGGCCGGCCGTACTGCGCTTCCTGGCGAAGTTCCTCAACCCGCTGGTGCTGATCCTCTTGTTCGCCAGCGCGCTGTCGGCGGCGACCGGCGACGTCGCCAGCTTCGCCATCGTGGTCTTCCTGGTGGTCGCCTCGGTGACGCTCGACTTCGTCCAGGAGACCCGGGCCGAGGCGGTGATCGCCGCGCTGCGCCGCTCGGTCGCGCTCGGGGCGAGCGTGCGCCGCGACGGCCGCGACGCCGCGGTGCCCGCAGCGACCGTGGTGCCCGGCGACGTCGTCCGCCTCGCCGCCGGCGACCTCGTGCCGGCCGACGGCCGGCTGATCTCCGCCGCCGACCTCTACGTCGGCGAAGCCGCGCTGACCGGCGAGCCCTACCCGGTCGAAAAGCGCGTCGACCCGGAGGGTGGTGCCGCGGATGGCGCCGGCGCGGTCTTCGCCGGGACGTCGGTGATCTCCGGCAGCGCCCTCGCGGTGATCGTCCGCACCGGCCGCGCCACCGCCTTCGGCCGGCTCGCCGGCTCGCTCGCCGCGGCCCCGCCGCCGACCGCCTTCGAGCTCGGCATCCGCCGCTTCGGCGCGATGATCCTGCGGCTCACCGTGTTCCTGGTGCTGTTCGTCGCCACCGTGAACGTCGCCTTCGACCGGCCGTGGCTGGAAGCGCTGATGTTCGCGCTGGCGCTCGCCGTCGGCCTGACGCCCGAACTCCTACCGATGATCGTGACGGTGACGCTGTCGCGCGGCGCCCGCCGCCTCGCGGCGCGCCGGGTGGTGGTGAAGCGCCTCGCCACCATGCACAACGTCGGCGCCATGGACGTGCTGCTGACCGACAAGACCGGCACGCTGACCGAGGCACGGATCCGGATGATCCGCCACGTCGACTGCCGCGGCGCCGACAGCGACCGTGTCTTCCGCCTCGCCTATCTCAACAGCCGCTTCGAGAGCGGCATCCGCAGCGCCCTCGACGAGGCGATCCTGGAGCACGGCGAACCCGACGTCTCCGCCGTGACCAAGCTCGACGAGGTGCCGTTCGACTTCGAGCGTCGCCGCGTCTCGGTGCTCCTCGACGACGGCGGCACCCGCCTCCTGGTCGCCAAGGGCGCGCCGGAGGACATCCTGGCGCTGAGTTCGTTCTACGAAGCGGCGGACGGCACGGTGCTGCCGCTCGACCCCGCCGCGCGGGCGGCGATCGCGGCGGTGTTCGCCGGTCTCGGCGAGGACGGCCTGCGCGCCCTCGGCATCGCCTCGCGGGCGATGCCGGCGGACCACGTCTCGGCCGTGCTCTCCGACGAGAGCGCGCTGGTGTTCGCCGGCTACGCCGTCTTCCTCGACCCGCCCAAGGCGAGCGCGGCGGAAGCGGTGCGCGACCTCGTCGACGCCGGCGTCACGGTGCGGATCCTCACCGGCGACAACGACCGGGTGACGCGCCACGTCTGCCGCGAACTCGGCATTCCCGTGCGGGCGCTGGCCACCGGCGAGGATCTCGCGGCGATGGGCGAGGACGCGCTCGCCGCCAGGGTCGGCGAGGTCGACGTCTGGTGCCGGGTGACGCCGGCGCAGAAGGAGCGCGTGCTGGCGGCGTGGCGGCGCACCGGCGCGGTGGTCGGCTTCCTCGGCGACGGCATCAACGACGCCTCGGCGATCCACGCCGCCGACGTCGGCATCTCCGTCGACAGCGGCGCCGACGTCGCCAAGGAGGCGGCCGGGCTGATCCTGCTCGACCAGGATCTCCGCGTGGTGCGCGACGCGGTGATCGAGGGCCGCCGCACCGTCGAGAACGTCACGAAATACGTGCTGATGGGCTCGAGCTCCAACTTCGGCAACATGGTCTCGATGGCCGGCGCGTCGCTGTTCCTGCCGTTCCTGCCGATGGCGCCGACCCAGGTGCTGCTCAACAACCTGCTCTACGACGCCTCCGAGGCCGGCATCCCGTTCGACCGCGTCGACGACGCCGCGCTGGCCCGGCCGGTGCGCTGGGACCTCGGGCTGATCCGGCGCTTCATGCTGGTGCTCGGCCCGGTCTCCTCGCTGTTCGACTTCGCCACCTTCTACCTGCTGCTCCGGCTGTTCGGGCCGGATCCGGCGCTGTTTCGCACCGGCTGGTTCGTCGAGAGCCTGGCGACGCAGGTGCTGGTGATCTTCCTGATCCGCACCCGCGGCTCGCCGCTGGCGAGCCGGCCGCATCCCGCCCTCGCCGCCCTGTCGCTCGCCGCGGTGGCGGCGGCGCTGCTGCTGCCCGTGACCCCGCTCGGCGCCGCCTTCGGCTTCGTGCCGCTGCCGTGGAGCTTCCACCTGCTGCTGGTCGGACTGGTCGGCGGCTATCTCGCGGTGGTCGAGGTGGTCAAGCGCGCCTTCTTCCGCCGCCGCGCCGCCGCGCCGTCGCACCGAAGCGCTTGA